The Branchiostoma lanceolatum isolate klBraLanc5 chromosome 1, klBraLanc5.hap2, whole genome shotgun sequence genomic sequence CTTTTTTCCTGGACCAAATGTAAAAGTCTAATTTGACATTTTTCCTCACGTCGCTGATACATTGGAGATTGTTAACGTTGTCGAAATCACCACGTCAGTTAACATATTTGGTTTAAAGCACCAAACTGCAATTTGTAAAGAAGCCAACAGGAGGCGTGAGAGAGTAGGGACGATTTGTGGTGTGACGCGACATCAAGTAATGCCGGTTGTCTAAATCAAGATGAAACCATCTTGTTACCCCTAACAGACACAAAGGGAGGGATTCTGATACATTCCAGCAAACATTTTCTTTAGGTTGCTCAATATTTGTGTCTATTTCGGCAAAGAGTCCATTCCTTAACCCGAGAGAACGGTTTTTAAGATCATTTAATAGAGTGGAGCTTGCCTCGCCAAGTTTCCTTGTCTACCTGCCAGACATGAATTTCGTACAAGAGGTTTGAGTGAATCCAGCTTGGCAAACGTCTTATATCACGTGAAGTACTACATTTCCAGTAACAGTCTAAACATACCAGTCCCAATAATCGGAACTTTCAATATGTTTTGTTAAATAGAAGTCCTTAGGGGCAGAGTCCGAGACTCAAGAAAGCCCTGATAGTATCTAAATAGATTAAGCTAATCCGAGTTAATCTTGCACTCATGTCTTCTGTAAATCCCGAGGACTTAAGGCATTTCTAAAACTTCCTGTGTGTATTAATATCCAAGGACGTAAAGAATAGAATGCGGTTGTTGGTCCTTGTCACTGTTTCAGATTTATGATGATACATTCCTGTCAAAGAACTTCTCAAAAGATTTATATTTGTAGACAGAACTGTTGAAAACCACAAACGTGGAAACACAGCCAAAATAGTCTACAGAGCTGTGCTATACGCTTTGATAATCGATCCGTCACGGAATTACGGCTTGCGTGCCAAAACTAACCCACCCCCTCCCCGATATCTCCCGATCGGTCCCCACTGAATTTAGTGTCGTCTGATTATCGGTTTGACCGCGGCGGCCACGCTGGGAGAACTCGGGGAAATGACGACCTGGTCCCCGGGTGTAAACAGACCGGTCCGGCGGGGCCAGGTAGGGGGAAGCCCGCGCAAACAATGGCCGGGGTGAACTCTCACGAGACGAGGACGTTACAGGGGGCATGAGGTCGGGAACTCTTCCTTTGATTGGATTTTGTGTAGTCGGTCACTCAGTGCTTGTGCTTACGTGTGGGTTCcgaaagaagaagagaagaagatcCAAGCAGCCTGGACCAAGAGGTATATACTTGAGACGTTCGCAAGAGACGCTGCTATATGTTCTTAGGTTTATTTGCTACCACCAGTTGATgagtacacactcacacaggggaCAATAGAGACAGCACGGAGCCATCCATAACCGGCGCTGGGGATCTTTATTTGCGAGGCCCGCTCTGATCCATAAGAATGTGTGTCGTGTACAGTACGGATCATCGGAACCAGCAGGCGGCGGGCGGGTAGGAGACCGGGGGAGCCCGCTCAACAACGTCTCAGTTTGTCAACTTCGTGTCGTGACCTTTTACGGGAACTCAAGCTGGACACTGGTCATTTTCTCTCAAGTACGTCAGGGGGTGATCTTTTCTTTCTGGTTGGATAATTGACTTCCCGGGTTTGTCTAGGAATGTTCCGGAGACCCACGGAATACATATGGTAAATGTACGACAGAATCCTGCGGACGAACCGTGCCATTTTAACAGATGGCGATAAAGAAGTCGACTGCCACACGTTTAGGAAATGCATATGTTCTAGATCTGTTGTGTAGTTCCGACTACAAGAGAGAACACGCCAGCCATGCTTGATTAGCTGTAATAAGTGCGTGCGGAGGAAGGTTTTTATTTAATCCAACTCTTGTGTTGTTTGATCGGCAGCCGCGTTGTTCTAAAACATACGTCCTTCCGTCAGGCCAGGGCAGGCCAGGCTAGGTCATTACTGACTCGCTGTCTAAGCTTGTTAGCGGCTACAGGCAGCCGCACGAGGTCGTAGTTCACCTTCACGTGAGTGTTTAGGATTAGGAACAGGCCGAAAACGGATGTTGAGTTTGTACTGCGCTCCGAGCCGGAGGGATAATTTGTCTACCCAACCAGGGGTAATGGCCCGTTTTGAGCGGCAAATTTAGCTGTCCAAACAAACATAACGTCTGGGACGCTATCTTCTGATCTCTTCAAATTTGCCCCCAAGCTTCCGCTGTCGACGACAAGTGTCTTACTCGGGTCTACCTCGACTTAAGCTGTGTAGTTTTTTAATAAATAACGTGGACGTACGGGGTAAACGTGGTATGTAAGAACAAGATGCGCATCCTGGCTGTTGTTATGGCTGCTGTTAACGTTCTAGTAGCGGTCAGGAGCGGGAGGGCGTCGGACGATGTTACCGGCGAGTCGTCAGGGCAGGCCACCGGCGCGTGGACGTACTGGGGAGAGACGAGAGGGAACAGACTTTACAGTAGCGAGTCGGAACACAGCTGCGGGTACATGATCGTGGTGCCGCGGGAGGAGTCGCAGACATGCCCGAGCGTCGCGCCCGAGTGGCACGGTGTCTGGTCACGAGACGAGCCCGATAATACTAAGCCGTTAGTGGAAAGTAAAGGTCGGGAACAGCGTGAAGTACAAATGTTCGTCGCCGACGACGAAGCGTTAGAACACGGGGTTATAGAACACAGGCGAAGGCACTCCGGACGGCACGGCCGACATCACGACTACAACGACCGTAGACGAGAACAGCCGAACATCGACGAAGACTTTTCCGACGTCGATGACAGTGACGTCGATGACAGTGACGTCGATGACAGTGACGATGAGGACAGTGACGATGAGGACAGTGAAGCTGATCAATTGCATCCTTCGGCTCACGAATACGAAGAAAACAAGCACGTGTTTTCTGGCAGTGGAGAAAGCGAGCGGATAGATTCGCGTCGGAATGAAGATGTCGTTGATAGTCTAAGGCAAGAACGCCAACTTCGTGTGAACCGGACTTTGCGTGTTCTCATCTTAGAAAACGAACTCCTCAAGGAGAGAATCCACGCAAAAGCTTTAGAGATGCAGTTACTAGACGGGAGACTACAGGCGGAGTTTCACCGGGACGAGAAGCATATCCCGACGGGTGAACAAGGGGATGGCTCCCGAGCGGGAAGGTGGGAAAGATACGCTGGTCCACAGGAGGCCCGCGGTCGGACCAAGAAAGGTACGTGATGTCAGTCATCTTAtgtcttctccaagcagatattgaaaGGACAAACCCTGGGGTTTCTGACTTAAAAGATTTATCGCTAATTTCATTGTTGTAGATCTGAAAACAGGGCTGTCAGAAACGTTACGGCCTGCCCTTTAGAGCCTACAACTTACCCTTTCTATCTGTGAAGACGTTAAGCCGGTCGCGCTGTGTAGACTGCATTTGTTCTTTCGGATGGGGATGTAAAGCCGGTCGCCTCGTGcatggtagcctggaatccaaacctattatagctcggAGATGAGACTCGGgtggagactcgggagctatgataggtttggattccaggctacgtgCATGGGGGATCGAGATTCAGGCCATTCATATACGATCCATTTTTTTCTATGCaataatactttttttttcaatgccaTTGACGTATGTTGGAGGGCCACGCCCACTTTTAGGAAAAATGCGACGCCTcttgcaaaaatacaaaataagatTTATGATTGACATGTATCATAGTAATTAGTAAGTGACAGTTGAACGTCCTGCGAGCCAAACACAATAAGCTCAAAATTGATAAACGCACATATATGTGCATGGTATAAAACGTGTAAAGAAAACATCGCTGCCGTTGATATTTTGTCATACGCTAAtataagaaaatgaaaatgaattttgctGGCGCAGTTTAGAGATAATTTTAGTAAGCTCATAGCCGCAACAAGAAGGCTATGAACCTGATTGGTTTGAATATGTGTCCATTCGGAGTGGTGGCCAGAGCAGGACTATAGTTATCGTCAGCTGCACTTCGTCCGAAGGAAGTTATTTTAAGTTCCAAGCATAAATATTTACAGCACTCTGCAACATGTCACCTGTAAACTGTTTAGTGTTCGGTACAGACGGATCAATTAACGCGCCGGGGGAATCGGGCGAAAGGAAGCCATCTTTCAACACCACACCAAACACTGATTAGGATTCTTGTGTTTTCTACAAATTAGACACGTTTTTCTGTTTACGTTTCGATAagttggcatacatgtacattctgtgTATCAGTTTAGCAGTACACACCAAGTTATGATAAGGAATGAAATATGTAGGTCGCCGTTATATCTCCTTTTAGACCCTTTTAGGCTGAAGCGTCGACCGTAGAGCTTGACCAAAAAGCTCATTAGTAGTTCAAACGGAGTTTAGTGATGAAGAAGTGTACTTTGTAAGTTTTGTGTGCTCTGTTGTTTTTCAAGTGATACTTTAACATTTAGGGTTACATCTAATGTATACTATAAGGTCATAGGTCATACAAATCAATTTTGGTCCCCCAACGGTTGTTCAACGGTCTCCATACAATGGGAAAGTGGCCATCTTATGAAAATTGTCTGTCATCACGTACGAATACTTACTGGAGATGGGTTATGGGGTCGAACAGTTTCTGGTAACAATTTAAGAATTTCTACGCACCAGTAGCAAATGAAGTTGAGACTGCTTCCGTTGTGAAGATACTTTGACTGTTTTATATTACTCTGGCACGGAAGGTGTCAGTACGAAATGACATTGGAAAGGATCCCAGATTGTCGATTTTCTAAAGGCAGGTGGTGTACATATATATCCGTCGAGGAAGTTGGTAATGAGTTCTGAATTCGTCTTGAATCAAATTTGATGGAAAAAATATTATgtatatacgccaaaaatagttactcaagcaactggataaaattttgaaacagtcagacgtttcagacagcatccgctacctctcgtcagtgactaaagaaagatctggcagaactaggtttgaCCTAGTTgctatgctgtctgaaacgtctgactgtttcaaaatttttatctagttgcttgagtaactatttttggcgtatcttattacctggatccATGGATGTCTAACATACATCAACGTATTATGTATATACCTTACTGTAGAGCGACTAGGGCAAGCCCAGGCGGAATCTTCCTTTACAGACAGCAGATTACAAGCAGATGGGTGAAATTGTTGTAATAATCACTAGCCAGCTGACATCTTGCGGCTTGTTTTTGTAAGAAAACGGAATGTTCTAAACTAAGGGCCTTGTCACGCGAAGAGTCTATTGAACTAGAATGGCCTGTATAGATTCGTCAGGTACATGTGTGATATGAATATGACGGAGGAAGGGCCACAGCAAGACTTTagctttgtctgtttgtctaagACGCCACAGTTAAAAGTCAtatcttgaaaatattttttcaacCTTCAAATAACGAAAATACTGTTATTGAAAAtttaagaatatatatatacagtcatcCGCATCCAtagtgaccactcaagggactggaaGATATGGACacagtggacaggtggtcatttcAGACAGGGACAATGGGTAGATGAAAATCTAAGGAGCCACCAAAAATGACAATGGCCAGATGGTCTTAAAATCGGTGTCACCCTGTCAATGACCTTCGGCCGAGTATCAAAATCGTTTGGCGAGATGCTTGCCTGTTGTTTCACGCCGGTTCAAAGGGTTGCTGTTCTTTTTCAGTTTTAAGTACCCTTTAGTTGGGAATGTATGCGTTGTTGCGGTATCTTGTACCACTAGACAGGGACACGTTGCCGCTTTGTACTTTGACTTTCGTCCTAAACCCGTGTCTATAATTTTCTCCAGACGTATGTTTTAACGTTCTGTGCGGATCACAAGCCTTTGATGTTGTCCTTAAGTCGGCAGTGACCCGGCATGTATGTGGTTAACATTCACTTACTAATAGGTCCCCTTTCCACCGTGGATAGAGACGGCAGAGCGACCACATTTGGATTAATTGTGTGATCTATCACATTGgatatgatgtaaaagtatgttttgaaagacaacaacacaaaacgcacaaaCTACACATCTTGAAGAATTGAGTTCGTTTGAACAAGGAAGTTATCACTatatcctccttggtttgaaTTACTAATGCTATTTTGGTCGCTCAAATGTCGCCGCCCCAATATGATAGAAAGGTGGtattactgtttttttttcgagCAACCTCATTGGAAAGATAGTAGACTGTACGAGCAAGTCTTATATTTCACAGAGAGCTTCGATAACTCTACCTTTGAAGTTTTAAAGGTTAATGTTCCGCCTAGGCTTAAACCAATCATTATCAAGATTTGCGCTAATGACGTTATAATGAAAACCTTTCAACTTCCAAAAGTGATAGTATGCCTTGTCCTGGTGTTTGTAAAGACATATATTACCCACACAGCCGATTACTGTGTTTGTATAAGGATAACTGTAACCTATTGTTTGTACACACTCCCTTCTAATCCTGTCCTGTACAGTCAACCTTCATCATATCATCAACTCTTGTCTTTTTCGCGACGCTTCAGGGGCGAATGCATTTTTTATCGGTGCCACCAAATACCTGCGATGGTGAAATTAGTTGTATCGAAATAATCTAGAACTCATAGTGCAATTCTTTAGCGGAAACAGTAAAGCGACGTACTTTCCAGGCCGTTTGGAACCCTCTTTCCATATATAACGATCACCCATTTCCAATGccaatatatatgtcacagtagagatggcgattcaggacaatcggcgattgtcctaggacagatcgcgatcgccgtttgtcctaggacagactgcgatcgcgatctgtccttggacaatcgccgattctactagtagagatggcgatcgcaatctgtcctaggacaaacggcgattctacttgaacaaattctgcgatcgcgatttgtcctaggacaatcgccgattctactagtagagattgcgatcgcaatctgtcctaggacaaatggcgATTCTACTTGAACAAATTCTGATTAtatggaaatgctttggaaaatagaataaatcattgcattacatttcaatcatgtttaacatgctacctacatttcacaattattaactatttcaggtgaattagttcatatttcatgatggataaatttcatgtgagtatgttttctgataaagtaatttctgctAAAGCCGAGTGACAAAATTTTAATAACgtgtgaaagatatcagttggaagacggtgatccaacaatgtttcgAAGgaaaattttgaggtgtcaacaTAATACTGTGctcagtttcacacctattgaattcacaaccttaggagaacaataacaattgtaaagtgataaaacaggtgtcaaaatatcaatctcagtttcaagatactacagtttcacacctatatcatttcacagtcagacatatactgaatgattttACAACTTaggcagaacaataaaaattagagggtgatcaaacatttttgctgtatattgct encodes the following:
- the LOC136446219 gene encoding uncharacterized protein, with the protein product MRILAVVMAAVNVLVAVRSGRASDDVTGESSGQATGAWTYWGETRGNRLYSSESEHSCGYMIVVPREESQTCPSVAPEWHGVWSRDEPDNTKPLVESKGREQREVQMFVADDEALEHGVIEHRRRHSGRHGRHHDYNDRRREQPNIDEDFSDVDDSDVDDSDVDDSDDEDSDDEDSEADQLHPSAHEYEENKHVFSGSGESERIDSRRNEDVVDSLRQERQLRVNRTLRVLILENELLKERIHAKALEMQLLDGRLQAEFHRDEKHIPTGEQGDGSRAGRWERYAGPQEARGRTKKEPLWQKDTVGVLWTGAKAERLSNTIFRQRAEIQAKQSKISKQQEKLSNMIQEAVTQAQLLAHSDVCNECTNTEYCHIMRDDAACVPCSVCPKGYVTKSRCTQTADVICRDEDECTTRPPVCPSHTMCLNLPGSFLCVAPIKLCPSGNFFNTQTQTCQRCRRCVGASGPIVPCTSTTDVLCSPPVLSRLSATWQGTTEIPPPRMLRQV